Below is a genomic region from Thermoplasmata archaeon.
CGAACTCGACGGAGACGTACATGGAGGCGAAGGACGATACGGACGACCTCAAGATCATGCGCCGATACACGCACAAGGTGTTCGTCCTGCCGATCTCGGAGCACGGCGCGCCGTTCCTGTACCCGCGGATTCGGAAGGAGCTGCCGGACGGGATGCGCCCCTACGGGGGTTCGGCGTACTTCTGCATGCGGAAGGAGCACGTGGCCTTCGTCCTTGACTACGTGGAGCACCACGAGGCGCTCCTCAAGTTCTACCGACGCGCGACCGATCCGGACGAGACGTTCTTCCAGGCGGTCCTGATGAACTCGTCTCTGAGGGATCGGCGGGTGGACGACAATCTGAGATACATCGATTGGCCCGAGGGAGCGTCGACGCCCCGGATCCTGACCATGCAGGATTGGCCCGCGCTCCGGGATAGCGACCGGCTCTGGGCCCGGAAGTTTGACGTCAACGTCGACGGCCGGGTCCTCGACGAACTCGATCGAAAGTGTCACCTCGCCTGAGCGAGGCGTCGCTCGCCTCCCCCTCCTCGTCTAGGGTCCCCAGGGTCCGCGTCCGTACGGGCTTCCCGGCATGGGGGGAGTCCCGCCGAAGCGACCCCAGAGCCACAGGTAGAGGAACATGCTCACGCAGAACAGGCCGAACGAAATGGCGCCCGCCCCGACGAAGGAGAGGCCGCGAACCCCAGGCAGGAACGGGTCGGGCGGGTTGATCCCGTTGAGGACGATCCGGAGGACGACGTAGATCCAGGCCATCAGGCTGGCGGCCCAGGTCGTGAGCACGGCCGCCCGCAGGAGGCGGCTCTCG
It encodes:
- a CDS encoding beta-1,6-N-acetylglucosaminyltransferase; translated protein: MISTTRIAYCLLVHKNPSQVARLLRALWDPGHVYYVNVFRALDPKVQAVWERTLEPLRDPRLTVVFRYGAGWANFKCVAATLDAMRRFRDTDYDYFVNLTGQCYPIQSREEINRRLANSTETYMEAKDDTDDLKIMRRYTHKVFVLPISEHGAPFLYPRIRKELPDGMRPYGGSAYFCMRKEHVAFVLDYVEHHEALLKFYRRATDPDETFFQAVLMNSSLRDRRVDDNLRYIDWPEGASTPRILTMQDWPALRDSDRLWARKFDVNVDGRVLDELDRKCHLA